From the genome of Chlorogloeopsis sp. ULAP01, one region includes:
- a CDS encoding pentapeptide repeat-containing protein: MHLNQPVELTLNLTGANLSRANFTNADLEDANLTNASVTEANFTGADLEGVIGLRR; the protein is encoded by the coding sequence TTGCACCTAAATCAACCCGTCGAACTCACGTTAAATTTAACTGGAGCTAATCTCAGTAGAGCTAATTTTACAAATGCTGATCTAGAAGATGCAAATCTCACCAATGCTAGTGTAACTGAAGCAAACTTCACTGGAGCAGATTTAGAAGGAGTGATTGGTCTGCGTCGCTAA